DNA sequence from the Penicillium psychrofluorescens genome assembly, chromosome: 3 genome:
TAGTGGACGGCCGGGGAACATGTATCCTGCGAGCATCTGGCAGATGGGCTGGACGTTGAACTGGAATCCCGTGATGCCCATCTGggcgccgaagaagagcatgAAGATGAAGGTCAGgaggttggcgaggatgaagccCCACCAGGGCAGGGTCGATTTCATTACGTAGAGACAGATGAggccgacgacgaagctGGCGAGCAGCACGGCGCCCCACCACCAGTGAGGCGTTTCGTAGTACAGATTGCGGAGCATGAGCTTGTAGTGGGGATCGTAGCTGGGGTCGTTGATCTTGCGCTGCAGACGGTCCTCGGGAGCCTCCTGGTTAGCCCAGAACTTGTAGGTCTCCGGCTTGAGGAATCTCTTCAGCTGGCTCGGGCTGGCCCACGACCATCCTGCTTTCATGTCGTCCCAGTTCCACAGCAGCATGTGCGTGAAGGTGGCAGTGAGACCCATGTTCGAGGTGATGAGGTAGATCAGGTAAGTGCCCGTCAGCCAGGGGATGCCCTGTTCACGGAGTTTGGCTTCGTTGATGGTGTGATCGGCATTCATGATGAGGTTCTGGTCGTAGGTGTAGAAATttgaggaggtggagttGCCGTAGAACAGCAATTgagagaggaaggggaagttCTGAGAACTGAAGATGTTGCCGTAGTAGACTCCCATGAAGAGAATGATGCAGCCCAGATAGCCGATGAATGAGTTGGTCAGGGCATACAAAGGCAACCACAGGGGAGATCCAGTCGAAGCAATGTACTGCCAATCGAAGCATACAGACACTTTGAGGTTGGTTTGTTAGTTAGGGTTTGGCTTGGGTAGTCAGCAGGACTCTCCACTTACAGAAACCGAGACCCTCATTACCGGAAGCACCGCCAAAGAGATTTGTGAAGATCAGATTGTTCTGGTCAGCAAGGCAGAAGATCGAGACACCTTCGAGAACAGGGAATATCCACTAAAAACATTATGAGAATTGATCTTGCCGTCAACCGGTGGAAGTGGTGATCTTACCTCGGGGATGATTTCCCAGAAGAAAAACACGGTGAACACGACATAGAAAACCTTCAGACGAGATTTCGACTCGACCTTGTCCCGATGAAGCGATTCCAGCAGCGTACTGATCGGCAGGGTCATAGGCCACAGCATCTTCGTCGGACGCACCAGGACCTCCCTCAGCAGACCAGCAATTCCATAACCAATCAGCTGGGACGACAGCGTGATGAAGATACCCGCAGCGTGGCTCGGGTATCCACCGTAGAAGAGCTGCTGTGCAGCCAAAGCCTGTGTCGCGAGAGCGGATTGTCCAGCGGCGGAGGCCATGAGAGCAATGGCGGCATGCTCTTTGCTGTTGAAGGGCCCGGGGTTCATAACGTTACCGAGCCATCCAATGCGCGGAATTCCATAGGCCATGCCCTCGCCGAGAACATAGGCAATAACCGTCAGGAACACCTGCGAGACGAGGATGGTCTGCGGTTTGAAGTAGAAAATCTCCTGGAGAACTGAGGCAAAGACCGAGAGTCCAATGCCTGTGAAAATGAAGAAGTTTAGTGGTTACTCTTGCCATAAATATTATGTACCCGAAAAAGGAGACATACCTAGAAAGACCGTGCGGATAGTCCACGGACTGAGAGATGGATCATCGTCGACGTGGAGCACGTTCGTAACCAAC
Encoded proteins:
- a CDS encoding uncharacterized protein (ID:PFLUO_004739-T1.cds;~source:funannotate), with translation MSSDPDFGAEPHVAESTPQEVTGDEKRQHSFLDAPSDEVNVHEKSAMESTDPVPPSYDDIEDNQDKDRVHADTAEQLVTNVLHVDDDPSLSPWTIRTVFLGIGLSVFASVLQEIFYFKPQTILVSQVFLTVIAYVLGEGMAYGIPRIGWLGNVMNPGPFNSKEHAAIALMASAAGQSALATQALAAQQLFYGGYPSHAAGIFITLSSQLIGYGIAGLLREVLVRPTKMLWPMTLPISTLLESLHRDKVESKSRLKVFYVVFTVFFFWEIIPEWIFPVLEGVSIFCLADQNNLIFTNLFGGASGNEGLGFLSVCFDWQYIASTGSPLWLPLYALTNSFIGYLGCIILFMGVYYGNIFSSQNFPFLSQLLFYGNSTSSNFYTYDQNLIMNADHTINEAKLREQGIPWLTGTYLIYLITSNMGLTATFTHMLLWNWDDMKAGWSWASPSQLKRFLKPETYKFWANQEAPEDRLQRKINDPSYDPHYKLMLRNLYYETPHWWWGAVLLASFVVGLICLYVMKSTLPWWGFILANLLTFIFMLFFGAQMGITGFQFNVQPICQMLAGYMFPGRPLANLYFTCYTFNSLQMGQVLAKDLRLAQNVHLSPRCTFFVQVGGCVVGALFNYIMMLTIVQNQAPILLSIQGTNIWSGQNIQQFNTLAIAWSIAKDMFSVGGRYQWVTISFLLGFVVPFPFWIAHKIWKKKIFAYVNLSIILWYMGYLFVGINASILSYFVVGFFAQWWLRKYRPEYFTKYNYIVSAALDGGTQVCVFILTFAIFGGSGKSYSFPTWAGNPDPSVHNLDYCAVNTANNG